The Polyangiaceae bacterium genome includes a region encoding these proteins:
- a CDS encoding YihY/virulence factor BrkB family protein codes for MTDARGREAKTPRQIPWRGLVDVGWRVWREAFDDKLTIVAAGVAFFGMIAIFPALIAVVSVYGLLFDPHDVLGQMRDMAPALPWSARRVVMTQLSEIVQGSGTQLGFGLVSSLVFTIVGASSGMHALIDGINHAYDEKETRSWFRVRATALGFTMIAIVFVVISIALIAVLPPMLPVHVGSWVSVLRWPALGGAFILGLSWLYRHAPNRRPPRWQWVSFGAVFATGTWLLVSWLFSLYAQSFGRFNHTYGTLGGAIVLLLWMFLSSLAILLGAELNAELEHQTEVDTTIGPERPMGERHAFMADTVGPSAPKRVSRLLVRGGSAWRADSRRARIPP; via the coding sequence ATGACCGACGCGCGAGGCCGCGAGGCGAAAACACCGAGACAAATCCCGTGGCGCGGCCTCGTGGATGTCGGCTGGCGCGTATGGCGCGAAGCCTTCGACGACAAGCTCACCATCGTAGCCGCCGGCGTGGCGTTCTTCGGGATGATCGCCATCTTCCCCGCGTTGATTGCCGTCGTCTCCGTCTACGGCTTGCTGTTCGATCCTCACGACGTGCTCGGTCAGATGCGAGACATGGCGCCCGCTCTGCCCTGGAGCGCGCGCCGCGTCGTGATGACGCAGCTGTCGGAGATCGTACAGGGCTCCGGGACGCAGCTCGGCTTCGGCCTGGTCTCCAGCTTGGTCTTCACGATCGTGGGCGCCTCCAGTGGCATGCATGCCCTGATCGACGGTATCAACCACGCTTACGACGAGAAGGAGACGCGCAGCTGGTTCCGCGTTCGCGCCACGGCGCTGGGGTTCACCATGATCGCCATCGTGTTCGTGGTGATCAGTATCGCCCTCATCGCCGTGTTGCCGCCAATGCTCCCAGTGCACGTGGGCTCTTGGGTGTCCGTGCTGCGCTGGCCGGCGCTTGGCGGCGCATTCATCTTGGGACTCTCGTGGCTGTATCGACACGCGCCCAACCGCAGGCCCCCACGCTGGCAGTGGGTGAGCTTCGGCGCGGTGTTCGCAACGGGAACTTGGCTCCTCGTGTCCTGGCTGTTTTCGCTGTACGCGCAGAGCTTCGGACGCTTCAACCACACCTACGGCACGCTCGGCGGGGCCATCGTGTTGCTTCTCTGGATGTTCCTCTCCAGCCTCGCCATCTTGCTGGGTGCCGAGCTCAACGCGGAGCTGGAGCACCAGACCGAGGTGGACACCACCATCGGTCCCGAGCGCCCGATGGGGGAGCGACATGCGTTCATGGCCGACACAGTGGGACCTTCCGCGCCCAAGCGTGTCTCGCGCCTGCTGGTGCGCGGCGGATCGGCCTGGCGGGCGGACTCGAGGCGTGCTCGAATACCCCCATGA
- a CDS encoding DUF885 family protein — translation MADFKAFTEAFHAHFSRNPNRRVTLGVERDLGDLPDPSQTEIDARLAEAKDLLGELPAADSFDEQLDMELAGLMLEAEIHSDSYRFNDRTRLAQMPTAGDDIGNGIFMLFVNDPRPDAARLEDITTRLEQVADYVPALLARLDTPVARWVSMDVEKVSGLGQLFDTAEAWAERVGFADRKRLKAARTRAEGALESYVSQVQALPSTRQFHLGHETARRIVDLRGIDRSFDELLAMAKSFLADNAATIEELRGRLVGKYDLPKDASVEDLEKVLNQRYAVKLEDGRLESVLDRYQAERDRILSFIRERDLFPIPADQDMVLLRTPSFLAPSIPAGAMVSPAPFRAGTKTSLVYLTLSEELLDEHTELAIPNMMIHEGIPGHHLQLATAAGHPSVIRRHMDAMDQAEGWTTRLEDYMLDVGYLSDLADEARLVGKRDINRIGARVAIDLFFMTGDRKYLDVGVRYDESSSDPFALAGSLLTAVTGFVPGRVQAELNWYSQERGYPLSYLTGNRLVLQLERDVAKENADGLDGLALDRRFHQVFLESGNMPVRFLRRAFEHAGLLSSAS, via the coding sequence ATGGCGGACTTCAAGGCTTTCACCGAGGCTTTTCACGCGCATTTCAGCCGCAACCCGAATCGCCGGGTGACCCTCGGGGTGGAGCGGGACCTGGGCGACCTGCCGGACCCGAGCCAGACGGAAATCGACGCACGTCTCGCCGAGGCGAAGGACCTCCTGGGTGAGTTGCCTGCCGCGGACAGCTTCGACGAGCAGCTGGACATGGAGCTCGCGGGACTGATGCTGGAAGCGGAGATCCACTCCGACAGCTATCGCTTCAACGACCGCACCCGCCTGGCGCAAATGCCCACCGCCGGGGACGACATCGGCAACGGCATCTTCATGCTGTTCGTCAACGATCCGCGCCCCGACGCCGCTCGTCTGGAGGACATCACCACGCGCCTCGAGCAGGTGGCGGACTACGTGCCCGCACTCCTCGCTCGTCTCGACACCCCCGTGGCGCGCTGGGTGAGCATGGACGTAGAGAAAGTGAGCGGCCTCGGTCAGCTGTTCGACACCGCAGAAGCCTGGGCCGAACGCGTGGGCTTTGCGGATCGAAAACGCCTGAAGGCCGCGCGCACCCGCGCAGAGGGCGCGCTCGAAAGCTACGTCAGCCAGGTCCAGGCGCTGCCGAGTACCCGTCAATTTCATCTGGGCCACGAAACAGCGCGCCGCATCGTGGATTTGCGCGGCATCGATCGTTCCTTCGACGAGCTCTTGGCCATGGCCAAGAGCTTCTTGGCGGACAACGCGGCCACCATCGAAGAGCTTCGAGGGCGCTTGGTGGGCAAGTACGATCTGCCCAAGGACGCCAGCGTGGAGGACCTGGAAAAGGTGCTGAACCAGCGCTACGCGGTGAAGCTCGAGGACGGCCGATTGGAGAGCGTGCTCGATCGCTACCAAGCCGAGCGCGACCGCATTCTCTCGTTCATTCGTGAGCGGGATCTGTTCCCCATCCCGGCGGATCAGGACATGGTGCTGTTGCGCACGCCATCGTTCTTGGCCCCCAGCATTCCTGCCGGCGCCATGGTCTCGCCAGCGCCCTTCCGCGCCGGCACCAAGACCAGCTTGGTGTACCTCACCCTGAGCGAAGAGCTCTTGGACGAGCACACCGAGCTGGCCATCCCCAACATGATGATCCACGAGGGGATCCCCGGGCACCACCTGCAGCTCGCCACTGCGGCAGGGCATCCATCCGTCATCCGGCGCCACATGGACGCCATGGACCAGGCGGAAGGTTGGACCACGCGTCTGGAAGACTACATGCTCGACGTCGGCTACCTGAGCGACCTGGCCGACGAAGCGCGACTGGTGGGCAAGCGGGACATCAATCGCATCGGGGCCCGCGTCGCCATCGATCTGTTCTTCATGACGGGCGACCGCAAGTACTTGGACGTGGGCGTGCGCTACGACGAAAGCTCTAGCGATCCCTTCGCCCTCGCCGGCAGCCTGCTCACCGCCGTCACCGGCTTCGTGCCGGGGCGCGTGCAGGCGGAGCTCAACTGGTACTCCCAGGAGCGCGGCTATCCGCTCTCCTACCTCACCGGCAACCGCCTCGTGCTGCAGCTGGAGCGGGACGTCGCCAAGGAAAACGCGGACGGGCTCGACGGGCTCGCGCTGGATCGCCGCTTCCACCAGGTGTTCCTGGAGTCCGGAAACATGCCGGTGCGTTTCCTGCGCCGCGCGTTCGAGCACGCGGGCTTGCTCTCCTCCGCTTCTTGA
- a CDS encoding IgGFc-binding protein, protein MKTRSFALAVSILAGIGGAFACSASGNKSSPGGSSGTTGSGGTGGSGTGGGGGIAIDAGTGGSGAKPGGVPQTCEAANASQSYIGCEYWPTATMNDQLNKQFKFAIVAANPTTTDAVVTVEQKGSQVAQVTVKPGGLETVELPWAMELQSGSALAQGAAFHVTSSVPITLYQFNPLEFQLPGCTGDPLGCYSYTNDASLLLPVSAMRGEHYVVSYPALHFGSQDPIGGTSWTNLPGLLSVTATQDGTNVKVRTSANVAAGPGVTALTAGSETTYQMNAGDVLQLTTQKLPDQQIVAPGKKCTTVTDGIPPLVTTDYFCPPPQEYDLTGTYVNADKPVAVSGGHDCTFIPFDKRACDHLEETIFPVDALGQDLIVTSPQDVGSISTGPGTPAYHYVRVLSAADANEIQFDPPSMHAPVTLNAGQWIEVGPIAGDFRVTATNKMLIAQYIAGQEFTGNAEAGDPAMSVAIPTEQYRLEYTFLAPTTYTYNFVNVVAPAGASITLDGTAIPPSEFQPIGGSGYGVARHKITGGVHTMKGDQNFGIVVYGYASYTSYMYPGGLNLETIVIKPR, encoded by the coding sequence GTGAAGACGCGCTCTTTCGCGCTGGCCGTCTCCATCTTGGCGGGCATCGGGGGCGCGTTCGCGTGCTCCGCGAGTGGCAACAAGAGCTCACCCGGAGGCAGCAGCGGAACTACGGGTTCGGGGGGCACCGGCGGTAGCGGCACCGGCGGCGGCGGGGGCATCGCCATCGACGCCGGCACCGGCGGCAGCGGCGCCAAGCCCGGCGGCGTGCCGCAGACCTGCGAGGCCGCCAACGCGTCGCAGAGCTACATCGGCTGCGAGTATTGGCCCACGGCGACGATGAACGATCAGCTCAACAAGCAGTTCAAGTTCGCCATCGTGGCCGCCAACCCCACGACTACGGACGCGGTCGTCACGGTGGAGCAGAAGGGCTCGCAGGTCGCTCAGGTCACGGTCAAGCCCGGTGGCCTCGAAACCGTGGAGCTGCCCTGGGCCATGGAGCTGCAGTCCGGCTCCGCCCTCGCGCAGGGCGCCGCGTTCCACGTGACGAGCTCCGTGCCCATCACGCTGTATCAGTTCAATCCGCTGGAGTTCCAGCTACCCGGCTGCACCGGTGATCCCCTGGGGTGCTATTCGTACACCAACGACGCCTCGCTGCTCTTGCCCGTGAGTGCCATGCGCGGTGAGCACTACGTCGTCAGCTATCCGGCGCTGCACTTCGGCAGTCAGGATCCGATCGGCGGCACCAGTTGGACCAACCTGCCGGGTCTTCTGTCCGTCACCGCCACGCAAGACGGCACCAACGTGAAGGTGCGCACCAGCGCCAACGTGGCGGCCGGTCCCGGTGTCACCGCCCTCACCGCCGGTTCCGAGACCACGTATCAGATGAACGCCGGCGACGTGCTCCAGCTCACCACGCAGAAGCTGCCGGACCAGCAGATCGTCGCGCCGGGCAAGAAGTGCACGACCGTCACGGATGGCATCCCGCCCCTCGTGACCACGGACTACTTCTGTCCGCCGCCCCAAGAGTACGACCTCACCGGGACCTACGTGAACGCCGACAAGCCCGTGGCCGTGTCGGGCGGGCACGATTGCACCTTCATTCCCTTCGACAAGCGCGCCTGCGACCACCTGGAGGAGACCATCTTTCCGGTGGACGCGTTGGGACAGGATCTGATCGTCACCTCGCCACAGGACGTCGGTTCCATCAGCACCGGTCCCGGGACACCCGCGTACCACTACGTGCGTGTGCTCTCCGCCGCGGACGCCAACGAGATCCAGTTCGACCCGCCGTCCATGCATGCCCCGGTGACCTTGAACGCCGGGCAGTGGATCGAGGTCGGGCCCATCGCCGGGGATTTCCGCGTCACCGCCACGAACAAGATGCTGATCGCGCAGTACATCGCCGGGCAGGAGTTCACCGGCAACGCGGAGGCCGGAGATCCGGCCATGTCCGTGGCCATCCCCACCGAGCAGTATCGCCTCGAGTACACGTTCTTGGCGCCGACCACGTACACCTACAACTTCGTCAACGTGGTCGCCCCAGCCGGCGCTTCCATCACGCTCGACGGCACTGCCATCCCCCCGAGCGAGTTCCAGCCCATCGGCGGCAGCGGCTATGGAGTGGCCCGCCACAAGATCACGGGCGGCGTGCACACCATGAAGGGCGATCAGAACTTCGGCATCGTGGTGTACGGCTACGCTTCGTACACGAGCTACATGTATCCCGGCGGTCTCAACTTGGAGACCATCGTGATCAAGCCCAGGTGA
- a CDS encoding efflux RND transporter permease subunit, protein MISRLLLSRRLVLTVALLLSLVGVLAFVTMPRQEDPSMPPTWGMVIAPYPGADAEKVERLVVHRVEERLAEVEQLKHVSVTVRQGVAVISMELRDDVADHEGAWDEVERQLESAQRELPKEVPPLELKRDLTDNQSVVLAITGSPDPLVLKDAAETLEKKLLALADVTRVETAGAPAEEIRIELDDAAARRLGIGEADIARAIGSNNGGIPGGSVRAGERVTTLRPSSELASVEDIQALPVMLPGGASVPLSKVAKVRRVQAAPVGERVRFQGEPAVTLGLVPRGKIDVVAFGEHVQKAVDQARPALAPLEIHQLTFQPARVEHRLSDLSQSLLLGVGIVALVLVLAMGFRLGLLVSSVVPLVAAASLGVYAMGGGVLHQISIAALVLALGMLVDNAIVVAEGIQRRVDGGMPRSQAAVETVRELAWPLGSATGTTLAAFVPMLLAEGPTGEFTRSIPVIVMLTLAISYVFAITVTPVLGGWLLRRGTSSDGWMERLGSFLGGLVLNRKKSVVAFAIAAVSVSGLLASRVEQRFFPGADRNQLVVSLELPEGAHIDAIDQRAQKVERLLSEDSRVESIAAFVGRATPKFYYNLLDRPSSPHLAQLLVTTKTNADVEPVAAELRSFVERELPELEMVARPLEQGPPVRAPIEVRLYGDDLKDLSSAAETVLASVRRVPGARDVRHDLGIGVPTLRFDVQDAVALDNGLGRNAVAQTLLSSTRGARVGELRAGDDLVPIVVRNPDGERTPADRLATLGVATPAGSRLPLAQLGTTNVEWQPAMIQRRDRKRLVRVEAELDPSVPFSRALGDLDQRLAGVKLPPGVSLEMAGAKEGSGQANGAMLRTLPIGMLLLVFILLAEFNSFRRLFIVLVTIPLAATGVVPGLVFAGQPFGFMSLLGVFALIGIVVNNAIVLIDVIDSLRREGMPVEAAVREGVRRRTRPILLTTTTTVAGLLPLALSSTSLWPPLAWAMISGLISSTVLTLLVAPALYLVLLGKERASKPENPLPVSTEAEVAV, encoded by the coding sequence GTGATCTCGCGGCTGCTCCTGTCGCGGCGGTTGGTGCTCACCGTCGCCCTGCTCTTGTCTCTGGTCGGCGTGCTCGCCTTCGTGACCATGCCGCGGCAAGAGGATCCCAGCATGCCTCCGACCTGGGGCATGGTCATTGCGCCCTACCCCGGTGCGGACGCCGAGAAGGTGGAGCGCCTGGTCGTCCATCGCGTGGAAGAGCGGCTCGCGGAGGTGGAGCAGCTGAAGCACGTGTCGGTCACGGTGCGCCAAGGCGTGGCAGTGATCAGCATGGAGCTCCGGGATGACGTGGCCGATCACGAAGGCGCCTGGGACGAGGTGGAGCGTCAGCTCGAGAGCGCTCAGCGCGAGCTGCCCAAGGAGGTTCCGCCGCTGGAGCTCAAACGCGACCTCACGGACAACCAGAGCGTGGTGTTGGCCATCACGGGCTCCCCCGATCCGCTGGTGCTGAAGGACGCTGCCGAGACGCTGGAGAAGAAGCTCTTGGCTCTGGCGGACGTGACGCGGGTCGAGACGGCCGGTGCGCCGGCGGAAGAGATCCGCATCGAGCTCGACGACGCCGCGGCGCGCCGGCTGGGCATCGGAGAGGCGGACATCGCCCGGGCGATCGGCAGCAACAACGGCGGAATTCCCGGCGGATCCGTGCGCGCCGGGGAGCGCGTGACCACGCTCAGGCCGAGCAGCGAGCTGGCCTCCGTGGAGGACATCCAGGCGCTGCCGGTGATGCTCCCAGGGGGCGCCAGCGTCCCGCTCTCCAAGGTGGCGAAGGTGCGCCGTGTGCAAGCGGCTCCCGTCGGAGAGCGCGTGCGCTTCCAGGGCGAGCCCGCCGTGACCCTGGGCCTGGTGCCCCGCGGCAAGATCGACGTGGTGGCTTTTGGCGAGCACGTGCAAAAAGCCGTGGACCAGGCACGCCCAGCGCTCGCGCCCCTCGAGATCCACCAGCTCACGTTTCAGCCGGCGCGCGTGGAGCACCGGCTCTCGGACTTGAGTCAGTCGTTGCTCTTGGGCGTCGGCATCGTGGCCCTCGTACTGGTGCTCGCGATGGGCTTTCGCCTGGGCCTGCTGGTGAGCAGCGTGGTCCCCCTGGTGGCGGCGGCGTCCCTCGGGGTGTACGCGATGGGCGGCGGCGTGCTGCACCAGATCTCGATTGCCGCACTGGTGCTCGCCCTGGGCATGCTGGTGGACAACGCCATCGTGGTTGCGGAGGGCATCCAGCGCCGCGTGGACGGCGGCATGCCTCGCAGTCAAGCGGCCGTGGAAACGGTTCGCGAGCTCGCTTGGCCCCTGGGCTCGGCCACCGGCACTACGCTGGCCGCCTTCGTGCCCATGCTGTTGGCCGAGGGGCCCACGGGAGAGTTCACCCGCAGCATCCCCGTGATCGTGATGCTCACGCTGGCCATCAGCTACGTGTTCGCCATCACGGTCACCCCCGTCCTCGGGGGTTGGTTGTTGCGCCGCGGAACCTCCAGCGACGGCTGGATGGAGCGGCTGGGGAGCTTTCTGGGCGGCCTGGTGCTGAATCGCAAGAAGAGCGTGGTCGCCTTCGCCATCGCGGCGGTCAGCGTGTCTGGTCTGCTCGCCTCGCGGGTGGAGCAGCGCTTCTTCCCCGGCGCGGACCGCAATCAGCTGGTCGTGAGCTTGGAGCTCCCGGAGGGCGCTCACATCGATGCCATCGACCAGCGGGCGCAGAAGGTGGAGCGGCTGCTGTCGGAGGACTCACGGGTGGAGTCCATCGCTGCATTCGTGGGCCGCGCCACGCCGAAGTTCTACTATAACCTCCTGGATCGTCCTTCGAGCCCGCACCTGGCGCAGCTCTTGGTCACGACCAAGACCAACGCCGACGTCGAGCCCGTTGCAGCCGAGCTCCGCAGCTTCGTCGAGAGAGAGCTGCCGGAGCTCGAAATGGTGGCGCGGCCGCTGGAGCAAGGGCCGCCCGTGCGTGCCCCCATCGAGGTGCGTCTCTACGGCGACGACTTGAAGGATCTGTCCAGCGCCGCGGAAACGGTGCTCGCGAGCGTGCGCCGGGTGCCCGGCGCTCGCGACGTGCGCCACGATCTCGGCATCGGGGTTCCCACGCTGCGCTTCGACGTGCAGGACGCCGTGGCCCTCGACAACGGCCTCGGCCGGAACGCCGTGGCCCAGACGCTCCTTTCGTCCACCCGCGGCGCGCGGGTGGGGGAGCTGCGGGCGGGGGACGACCTGGTGCCCATCGTGGTCCGCAATCCCGATGGCGAGCGCACGCCCGCGGATCGCCTCGCAACCTTGGGCGTGGCCACCCCGGCGGGATCGCGCCTGCCCCTGGCGCAGCTCGGCACCACCAACGTCGAGTGGCAGCCGGCGATGATCCAGCGGCGCGACCGCAAGCGCTTGGTGCGGGTGGAGGCGGAGCTCGATCCGAGCGTTCCTTTCAGCCGCGCTCTCGGAGATCTCGATCAACGACTCGCGGGCGTGAAGCTGCCGCCCGGCGTCAGCCTGGAAATGGCGGGCGCCAAGGAGGGGTCCGGTCAGGCCAACGGAGCCATGCTCCGCACGCTGCCCATCGGCATGCTGCTCCTGGTCTTCATCCTGCTGGCGGAGTTCAACTCCTTCCGGCGACTGTTCATCGTGCTGGTGACGATTCCGCTGGCAGCTACCGGCGTGGTCCCGGGATTGGTGTTTGCAGGACAACCCTTCGGCTTCATGAGCCTGCTCGGCGTCTTCGCGCTGATCGGCATCGTGGTGAACAACGCCATCGTGCTCATCGACGTGATCGACAGCCTGCGCCGCGAGGGCATGCCGGTGGAGGCCGCCGTGCGCGAAGGCGTGCGGCGCCGCACACGGCCGATTCTATTGACCACCACCACCACCGTCGCCGGCCTCTTGCCGCTGGCCCTGTCGAGCACCTCCCTGTGGCCGCCGCTGGCGTGGGCCATGATCTCCGGTTTGATCTCGTCCACGGTGCTCACGCTGTTGGTCGCCCCTGCGCTCTACCTGGTGCTGCTTGGCAAAGAGCGCGCGTCCAAGCCGGAAAATCCCCTCCCTGTGTCGACGGAAGCCGAGGTCGCGGTATGA
- a CDS encoding LysR family transcriptional regulator has protein sequence MIGTISLDDVNLFLAVAELESFSRAAERTRVPTSTLSRRIHALEQGLGLRLLQRSSRSVAVTPEGAALLERAAPLMQELWAATELGDDRELSGPVRVTAPVSIGADRVAPALFAFAARHPKVELEVTLENATVDVIERGLDFAVRAAPVKSAELVARPLWSVPFALGASRELVARELGGKPRISRARVTKLPAIVTRQSPRWHLLQRGQPRVVRPAARVVVSDPRLAVDAARKGLGLVCVPDSLLRDLVRVQITGHQVAPRAVYVVYPSRQLPARVRAAIEWLRAHG, from the coding sequence ATGATTGGGACGATATCCCTGGACGACGTGAATCTGTTCCTGGCCGTGGCGGAGCTCGAGAGCTTCTCGCGAGCGGCGGAGCGGACTCGCGTGCCCACCAGCACCCTGAGCCGACGCATCCACGCCCTGGAGCAGGGACTCGGCCTGCGGCTCTTGCAGCGCAGCTCGCGCTCGGTGGCGGTGACGCCGGAGGGCGCGGCCCTGCTCGAGCGCGCGGCGCCGTTGATGCAGGAGCTGTGGGCGGCCACGGAGCTCGGCGACGACCGCGAGCTCAGCGGCCCCGTGAGAGTCACGGCACCGGTGAGCATCGGTGCCGACCGCGTTGCGCCGGCGCTGTTCGCCTTTGCGGCGCGACATCCCAAGGTCGAGCTCGAGGTCACGCTGGAGAACGCGACGGTGGACGTCATCGAGCGAGGGCTCGACTTCGCCGTGCGCGCGGCTCCCGTGAAGAGCGCGGAGTTGGTGGCGCGTCCGCTATGGAGCGTCCCTTTCGCTCTGGGCGCCTCCCGCGAGTTGGTGGCGCGAGAGCTCGGAGGCAAGCCGCGCATCTCTCGCGCGCGGGTCACGAAGCTCCCGGCGATCGTCACGCGTCAGAGTCCGCGTTGGCACCTCCTGCAACGCGGCCAGCCGCGGGTCGTACGGCCAGCGGCACGCGTGGTGGTCAGCGATCCTCGACTGGCCGTCGACGCTGCCCGCAAAGGCCTCGGTCTGGTGTGCGTTCCCGACAGCCTGCTCCGAGACCTCGTGCGCGTGCAGATCACCGGGCACCAGGTGGCGCCACGGGCGGTGTACGTCGTGTACCCGTCGCGACAGCTGCCCGCTCGGGTGCGTGCCGCCATCGAATGGCTCCGCGCCCACGGCTGA
- a CDS encoding TetR/AcrR family transcriptional regulator, producing MMNETPYMPPVANTADVNLRDTIPLRERKFARTKLALLDAALERLKQKPLADITVRELCDAAEVSEATFFNYFKKKDDLLRYFIQIWTLEVQIVAEQRAGADGGVFYIESIFAHTAERIADNPRVMLEIVGHMALHGEEEEDCEPPALTFAERVQAFPELADAAVSADECQLDAMFRAAITRAIAKKELPAGVNVDVAVGTIISFFFGTPLWHTRIDPKDVGALYAAQLSTLWEGLRCTNA from the coding sequence ATGATGAACGAAACCCCCTACATGCCCCCAGTCGCCAACACCGCAGACGTGAACTTGCGGGACACCATTCCCCTTCGCGAGCGGAAGTTCGCCCGCACCAAGCTCGCGCTGCTCGACGCTGCGCTCGAGCGATTGAAGCAAAAGCCCCTCGCAGACATCACCGTGCGGGAGCTGTGTGACGCGGCGGAAGTGTCGGAAGCGACGTTCTTCAACTACTTCAAGAAGAAGGACGACCTGCTGCGCTACTTCATCCAGATCTGGACGCTGGAGGTGCAGATCGTCGCGGAGCAGCGAGCGGGGGCGGATGGCGGCGTCTTCTACATCGAGTCCATCTTCGCCCACACCGCGGAGCGCATCGCCGACAACCCCCGGGTCATGCTCGAGATCGTCGGCCACATGGCCCTGCACGGGGAGGAAGAGGAAGACTGCGAGCCTCCCGCGCTCACCTTTGCGGAGCGCGTGCAGGCGTTCCCGGAGCTGGCAGATGCCGCCGTCAGCGCGGACGAGTGCCAGCTCGATGCCATGTTCCGCGCTGCCATCACCCGCGCCATCGCCAAGAAAGAGCTGCCAGCGGGCGTGAACGTGGACGTGGCCGTGGGCACCATCATCTCGTTCTTCTTCGGCACGCCGCTGTGGCACACACGCATCGATCCCAAGGACGTGGGCGCGCTCTACGCGGCGCAGCTTTCCACGCTCTGGGAAGGCCTTCGCTGTACGAACGCCTGA
- a CDS encoding SDR family oxidoreductase, translated as MQDQKVIVIGGSSGIGLAVAEACVAAGAAVTIVGRNAARLAAARVAARKLSADVTLEDDVQRLFDVPVHHVVLTAVDARYTPVRDGNVADWRRTLDSKIVAALLIAKHARFEPGGSLLLTGGVAAHRPAPGGAVVAAANGAVEALTRALCVELRPVRVNAVSPGWVDTAIWDTLAGDGKGEVFARHAERLPVGRMGQPADVAAAALFLLSCGFATGSVLHVDGGHRLV; from the coding sequence ATGCAAGACCAGAAAGTGATCGTGATTGGAGGATCTTCGGGAATTGGTTTGGCCGTCGCGGAAGCGTGCGTGGCCGCCGGTGCGGCCGTCACCATCGTGGGTCGCAACGCGGCACGGCTCGCTGCGGCACGGGTGGCGGCGCGCAAGCTCTCGGCGGACGTCACGCTGGAGGACGACGTGCAGCGGCTGTTCGACGTCCCGGTGCACCACGTCGTGCTCACCGCGGTAGACGCGCGCTACACGCCGGTGCGGGACGGAAACGTCGCGGACTGGCGGCGCACTCTCGACTCCAAGATCGTCGCGGCGCTCTTGATCGCAAAGCACGCCCGCTTCGAACCGGGAGGCTCGTTGCTGCTCACCGGCGGGGTGGCGGCACATCGGCCGGCCCCCGGCGGCGCCGTCGTCGCCGCGGCCAACGGCGCAGTAGAAGCGCTGACGCGAGCGCTGTGCGTCGAGCTCCGCCCGGTGCGCGTGAATGCCGTGTCTCCCGGCTGGGTCGACACGGCCATCTGGGACACGCTGGCGGGGGACGGCAAAGGCGAAGTGTTCGCGCGCCACGCGGAGCGCTTGCCCGTGGGGCGCATGGGGCAGCCGGCAGACGTCGCAGCTGCGGCGCTTTTCCTGCTGAGCTGCGGCTTTGCCACGGGATCCGTGCTGCACGTGGACGGCGGCCACCGCCTGGTGTGA
- a CDS encoding efflux RND transporter periplasmic adaptor subunit: MAAPLLGAKAESAPTVVKTPRRVRVAKVTAAPEQRGQRYPGTLRAHQRATLAFDLGGRLTARSVQVGDRVKKGQVLARLDARALSNAVSSTRAELDQVQARLTQQKRDQRRTERLWKSDVISAQEHESSALQVDVLAASERTMQVRLREARRMLGESVLRAPFDGIVAAVHRERGEMVAPGTSIVELSGDHRLEIEIQVPEQTLAHLSPESDVRVDLPLAGKKNLKGTVRQIGQAASGTGRLFPVIVELLDSSGLRAGMTAEAVLELSAQKALAVPVAAVRDPSGERPSVIRVRDDRAEIVPVSLGELLGDQVVVEGPLAVSDQVVIAGHAFLLDGDSVQVVP, encoded by the coding sequence TTGGCTGCACCACTGCTCGGTGCCAAGGCGGAGAGCGCGCCTACGGTGGTGAAGACGCCGCGCCGAGTACGGGTGGCGAAGGTCACGGCGGCGCCGGAGCAGCGGGGCCAGCGCTACCCCGGCACGCTCCGCGCACACCAGCGGGCAACGTTGGCGTTCGACCTCGGCGGGCGGCTCACCGCGCGCTCCGTCCAGGTGGGAGATCGCGTGAAGAAGGGGCAAGTGCTCGCGCGGCTCGATGCCCGGGCGCTGTCGAACGCGGTATCCAGCACCCGCGCCGAGCTCGACCAGGTGCAGGCGCGGCTCACGCAACAGAAGCGCGATCAGCGGCGCACGGAACGGCTGTGGAAGAGCGACGTCATCTCGGCTCAGGAGCACGAGTCTTCCGCACTCCAGGTGGACGTGCTCGCGGCCTCGGAACGCACCATGCAGGTGCGGCTGCGTGAAGCCCGCCGCATGCTCGGCGAGTCGGTGCTCCGCGCGCCCTTCGACGGTATCGTCGCCGCAGTCCATCGCGAGCGGGGGGAAATGGTCGCGCCCGGGACGTCCATCGTCGAGCTTTCGGGCGATCACCGGCTGGAGATCGAGATCCAGGTTCCAGAGCAAACCCTCGCGCACCTCTCCCCGGAGTCCGACGTAAGGGTGGATCTTCCGTTGGCCGGCAAGAAGAACCTGAAGGGCACGGTGCGCCAAATCGGCCAGGCCGCTTCCGGCACCGGGCGACTGTTCCCGGTGATCGTGGAGCTGCTCGACAGCAGTGGCCTGCGCGCCGGGATGACGGCCGAGGCGGTGCTCGAGCTCTCGGCACAGAAGGCTCTCGCCGTGCCCGTCGCCGCCGTGCGGGATCCCTCCGGGGAGCGCCCCAGCGTGATCCGGGTTCGGGACGATCGAGCGGAAATCGTGCCGGTTTCGTTGGGTGAGCTGCTCGGGGACCAGGTCGTGGTGGAGGGGCCCCTGGCCGTCTCGGACCAAGTCGTGATCGCCGGTCACGCGTTCTTGTTGGATGGAGACAGCGTGCAGGTGGTGCCGTGA